Proteins found in one Mangifera indica cultivar Alphonso chromosome 15, CATAS_Mindica_2.1, whole genome shotgun sequence genomic segment:
- the LOC123197937 gene encoding protein IQ-DOMAIN 23-like, translated as MGFLSRLFGAKKPSNSPTSKKDKRRRSFTSSSNSEPSYFTKLEPSVTSFDTNLDANKHAIAVAAATAAVAEAALAAAHAAAEVVRLTASDGRSGVSASSHVSHQRWAEELAAVKIQAAFRGYLARRALKALKALVKLQALVRGNIVRKQAADMHKRMQTLVKLQARARASRASHVSESLHSSSKPSVSRNPLPLSQDKREHQLHVHSTKFDGPSILKRCGSNSNLRDIISLEKARLGSNWLDHWMEESLLYNHRVNSLRNGHADDEKSAKILEVDTWKPHLTPHQHNRAFRNSQYGCTSDYNNHSFMTIDSPSKLSTKTVNLVPSVTSGDVLSLSARKFPAGKGKESSRTAENSPHASSASYRPGTSARRGPFTPTRSECSRGFFGGYPGYPNYMANTESSRAKVRSQSAPRQRLGFERCDSTRRSVQGFWEGGSNSERGFPQKPDFRNENYPSTDHLNRLRNAYLR; from the exons ATGGGCTTTTTAAGCCGACTTTTTGGCGCCAAAAAGCCCAGTAACTCTCCCACGTCTAAAAAAGACAAGAGAAGACGGAGTTTCACTAGCTCCTCCAACTCCGAGCCCTCTTACTTCACCAAGCTTGAACCTTCCGTGACTTCATTCGATACTAATTTGGATGCTAACAAGCATGCCATAGCCGTTGCCGCCGCCACTGCGGCTGTCGCCGAGGCCGCTCTCGCGGCTGCTCACGCTGCCGCGGAGGTTGTCAGATTGACCGCGTCTGATGGCCGGAGCGGCGTATCCGCCTCCTCTCATGTTAGCCACCAACGCTGGGCCGAGGAACTCGCCGCCGTCAAAATACAAGCCGCTTTTCGAGGTTATCTG GCTAGGAGGGCATTGAAGGCACTGAAAGCGTTAGTGAAGCTTCAAGCACTGGTGAGAGGTAACATTGTGAGGAAGCAAGCAGCAGATATGCATAAGCGCATGCAAACATTAGTAAAACTGCAGGCAAGAGCCCGTGCTAGTCGTGCATCTCATGTGTCAGAATCTTTGCATTCTAGTAGCAAGCCCTCCGTTTCTCGTAATCCC CTACCACTGAGTCAGGACAAAAGAGAACATCAACTTCATGTTCATAGTACTAAATTTGATGGGCCCTCAATCCTGAAG AGATGTGGTTCTAATTCAAACTTGAGGGATATCATCAGCCTAGAGAAAGCACGACTTGGTTCAAATTGGTTAGATCATTGGATGGAAGAAAGTTTATTATACAACCACAGAGTCAATTCACTTAGAAATGGACACGCAGATGACGAGAAGAGTGCTAAGATTTTGGAAGTAGATACTTGGAAGCCTCACTTGACCCCCCATCAGCACAATAGAGCCTTCAGGAACTCACAGTATGGTTGCACTTCGGATTACAACAATCACAGCTTTATGACAATAGACTCTCCATcgaaattatcaacaaaaactGTGAACCTGGTCCCAAGTGTAACTTCTGGTGATGTTTTATCATTAAGCGCCAGAAAGTTTCCAGCTGGAAAAGGCAAAGAAAGTTCAAGGACTGCTGAGAACAGCCCCCATGCATCTTCTGCATCTTATAGACCAGGAACTAGTGCAAGAAGAGGTCCATTCACACCCACTCGAAGTGAATGCTCCCGGGGTTTCTTTGGTGGATACCCAGGTTACCCTAATTATATGGCTAACACAGAATCATCGCGGGCTAAGGTTCGGTCACAGAGTGCCCCAAGGCAGCGGCTTGGATTTGAGAGATGTGATTCAACCAGGAGGTCAGTTCAGGGTTTTTGGGAAGGGGGATCCAATTCAGAGAGAGGTTTTCCTCAAAAACCTGACTTCAGGAATGAAAATTATCCATCAACTGATCACTTGAATAGACTTAGGAATGCATATCTTCGATGA